The Bacteroidota bacterium DNA window TGGATTAGGTTTAATTTTTAAAGGAAGCGGTTTTTATTTAACCGACTATAAGAAGAGCAACTCATCTCCGGCAGGAGGAAATAACAAGCCCCAAAAAACAGAAGATGCAAGCAAGACTGAAGTAAAAACTACATCTAAAGATACCTCAACGGAAAAACCGGCATCTGCGGAAAAAAAATAAGGTTTGATTTATATAACTCATTGTTCATAGTTCCATGCTCACCGCTCACCGCCCTGTGGTGAGCGAACCGTCGAAAGACGGTGAGTCGAACCATCATCGCTTAAAAAGCATTCGGATAATAATTAATAACAGGTTCACTCGTCTCCCATTTGATTGCTACAACGTCAAACCTTGCTTCTACACCTGAAATGTTTTTTTCATACAAATAACCTTCTGCAACTTTCCTGATTTGCCTCCGCTTTCCAATCGTGATAGAATCTTCGGGTTCTCCATACTCTACTGACTTTCGCGATTTAACTTCGATGAAAACGATTATTCCGTTATCATCAGCAATAAGATCAATTTCACCCCGGCCAAAATAGAAGTTCCGCTCAATTATTTTAAAACCTTTTTCAACTAAAAACTTCTCTGCAATTTCTTCCGCCCCTTTTCCTTTTTCGCGCGTGTGAGGCATAAAATTATTCGGAGTTTAGACTGCGTATTTTAAAACTCTTTCTATGTATTTCACAGAAACCATATTTTCGTATCGCTTCAATATGCTCTTCGGTACCGTAGCCTTTGTGTTTAGCAAAACCGTATTGCGGATATAATTTATCGTATTCAATCATCATATTATCACGTATAACTTTTGCTATTATTGAAGCGGCAGCAATTGTAAAACATTTAGAATCGCCATCTACTATTTTGAGGGCGGGAATATTCAATTCGACAAAGTAAGGACCATCCACGAGCAAATGTTCAGGTGCAGGCTCCAACTCACCAATAGCTTTGTGCATTGCTTTGAATGTTGCATTTAAAACATTTATTTCATCAATCAGAGCATGATCCACAATTCCCACTCCGATACTCAAAGCTTTCAGATGAATTTGTTCAAACAGGTCAGTCCGTTTTT harbors:
- a CDS encoding zinc ribbon domain-containing protein, which translates into the protein MPTYAYKCKRCEYEFEEFQSIKADSLTMCPSCNTSSLSRMIGGGLGLIFKGSGFYLTDYKKSNSSPAGGNNKPQKTEDASKTEVKTTSKDTSTEKPASAEKK
- a CDS encoding YraN family protein, whose translation is MPHTREKGKGAEEIAEKFLVEKGFKIIERNFYFGRGEIDLIADDNGIIVFIEVKSRKSVEYGEPEDSITIGKRRQIRKVAEGYLYEKNISGVEARFDVVAIKWETSEPVINYYPNAF
- a CDS encoding ribonuclease HII, which codes for MKHIKESLTALTYERELWQTGKRFVAGVDEAGRGPLAGPVVAAAVVFPRELVIDGIKDSKTLSEKKRTDLFEQIHLKALSIGVGIVDHALIDEINVLNATFKAMHKAIGELEPAPEHLLVDGPYFVELNIPALKIVDGDSKCFTIAAASIIAKVIRDNMMIEYDKLYPQYGFAKHKGYGTEEHIEAIRKYGFCEIHRKSFKIRSLNSE